Proteins from one Cyclopterus lumpus isolate fCycLum1 chromosome 11, fCycLum1.pri, whole genome shotgun sequence genomic window:
- the LOC117738704 gene encoding lens fiber membrane intrinsic protein-like isoform X2 — MFLCSTLRAKYTIQYLQYSGLTFHDFPLLHCSCSAVAPLSLLKMYSFMGGGLFCAIVGNILLVVSTATDYWMQYRLSGNYAHQGLWRYCMSNKCYMQTDSIAYWNATRAFMILSGMSCFAGIIAGIMSFSHFSSFERFNRSFAAGIMFFVSTFFVLLGMAIYTGVTINFLGRRYGDWRFSWSYILGWVAMLMNFFAGIFYICAYRMCECRRGNGPR, encoded by the exons ATGTTTCTTTGCAGTACATTAAGAgcaaaatatacaatacaatatctGCAGTACTCTGGACTTACCTTCCACGATTTTCCCCTACTACATTGCAGTTGCTCTGCAGTGGCCCCGTTATCTCTGCTCAAGATGTACAGCTTCATGGGAGGGGGTCTGTTCTGTGCTATTGTTGGTAATATCCTGTTGGTGGTCTCCACTGCAACTGACTACTGGATGCAGTACCGTCTGTCTGGAAACTATGCCCACCAGGGTCTGTGGAGGTACTGCATGTCCAACAAGTGCTACATGCAGACTGACAGCATAG CCTACTGGAATGCCACCAGGGCCTTCATGATCCTCTCCGGGATGTCGTGCTTTGCAGGCATCATCGCTGGCATCATGTCCTTCTCTCACTTCTCCTCCTTTGAAAGGTTCAACCGCTCCTTTGCAGCAGGAATCATGTTTTTTGTCTCCA ctttctttgttcttttggGTATGGCCATTTATACTGGAGTGACAATCAACTTCCTGGGGAGGCGCTACGGTGACTGGCGCTTCTCCTGGTCCTACATACTGGGCTGGGTGGCCATGCTCATGAACTTCTTTGCAG GTATTTTCTACATATGTGCCTACAGAATGTGTGAATGCAGGAGAGGAAATGGCCCACGctag
- the LOC117738704 gene encoding lens fiber membrane intrinsic protein-like isoform X1, which produces MFLCSTLRAKYTIQYLQYSGLTFHDFPLLHCSCSAVAPLSLLKMYSFMGGGLFCAIVGNILLVVSTATDYWMQYRLSGNYAHQGLWRYCMSNKCYMQTDSIAYWNATRAFMILSGMSCFAGIIAGIMSFSHFSSFERFNRSFAAGIMFFVSTFFVLLGMAIYTGVTINFLGRRYGDWRFSWSYILGWVAMLMNFFAETKEREVIFPGRGQDFTASILEVSVATPSLDKTCPR; this is translated from the exons ATGTTTCTTTGCAGTACATTAAGAgcaaaatatacaatacaatatctGCAGTACTCTGGACTTACCTTCCACGATTTTCCCCTACTACATTGCAGTTGCTCTGCAGTGGCCCCGTTATCTCTGCTCAAGATGTACAGCTTCATGGGAGGGGGTCTGTTCTGTGCTATTGTTGGTAATATCCTGTTGGTGGTCTCCACTGCAACTGACTACTGGATGCAGTACCGTCTGTCTGGAAACTATGCCCACCAGGGTCTGTGGAGGTACTGCATGTCCAACAAGTGCTACATGCAGACTGACAGCATAG CCTACTGGAATGCCACCAGGGCCTTCATGATCCTCTCCGGGATGTCGTGCTTTGCAGGCATCATCGCTGGCATCATGTCCTTCTCTCACTTCTCCTCCTTTGAAAGGTTCAACCGCTCCTTTGCAGCAGGAATCATGTTTTTTGTCTCCA ctttctttgttcttttggGTATGGCCATTTATACTGGAGTGACAATCAACTTCCTGGGGAGGCGCTACGGTGACTGGCGCTTCTCCTGGTCCTACATACTGGGCTGGGTGGCCATGCTCATGAACTTCTTTGCAG AAACCAAGGAAAGAGAAGTGATATTCCCTGGGCGTGGCCAAGACTTCACAGCTTCGATCTTGGAGGTGTCGGTAGCAACACCATCCCTAGACAAAACGTGCCCAAGGTAG
- the LOC117738704 gene encoding lens fiber membrane intrinsic protein-like isoform X3 — protein MYSFMGGGLFCAIVGNILLVVSTATDYWMQYRLSGNYAHQGLWRYCMSNKCYMQTDSIAYWNATRAFMILSGMSCFAGIIAGIMSFSHFSSFERFNRSFAAGIMFFVSTFFVLLGMAIYTGVTINFLGRRYGDWRFSWSYILGWVAMLMNFFAGGTGDSPKSKEEGESGEVDSVGLFFAGTVFITSTGKR, from the exons ATGTACAGCTTCATGGGAGGGGGTCTGTTCTGTGCTATTGTTGGTAATATCCTGTTGGTGGTCTCCACTGCAACTGACTACTGGATGCAGTACCGTCTGTCTGGAAACTATGCCCACCAGGGTCTGTGGAGGTACTGCATGTCCAACAAGTGCTACATGCAGACTGACAGCATAG CCTACTGGAATGCCACCAGGGCCTTCATGATCCTCTCCGGGATGTCGTGCTTTGCAGGCATCATCGCTGGCATCATGTCCTTCTCTCACTTCTCCTCCTTTGAAAGGTTCAACCGCTCCTTTGCAGCAGGAATCATGTTTTTTGTCTCCA ctttctttgttcttttggGTATGGCCATTTATACTGGAGTGACAATCAACTTCCTGGGGAGGCGCTACGGTGACTGGCGCTTCTCCTGGTCCTACATACTGGGCTGGGTGGCCATGCTCATGAACTTCTTTGCAG GAGGCACTGGAGACTCACCAAAAtcaaaagaggagggggaaagcGGAGAGGTAGACAGCGTGGGTCTTTTCTTTGCAGGGACTGTGTTTATCACTTCCACAGGAAAAAGGTGA
- the tinagl1 gene encoding tubulointerstitial nephritis antigen-like yields the protein MKLFLLTVAALLLVVEKSTAERILSRRTKRELASPLHVGGIRDPFGSYCERRGGCCPGRDDLCTVPYLDTICYCDLFCNRTVADCCPDFWGHCLGVEPPFIGTCERNGNKFFTGQTYKENCNLCTCGTTGRWECEQNACLMEPDVINAINRGNYGWKAANYSQLYGMSLDEGVRYRLGTQRPSKTIMNMNEMQMNMDPVSDRLPAYFNSSEKWPGKIHEPLDQGNCAASWAFSTAAVASDRISIQSMGHMTPQLSPQNLISCDTRNQGGCDGGRIDGAWWYLRRRGVVTEDCYPYQPMQQTPVEVGRCMMQSRSVGRGKRQATQRCPNTHNYQNDIYQSTPPYRLSSNEKEIMKEIMDNGPVQAMMEVHEDFFVYKNGIYKHTDVSFTKPPQYRKHGTHSIRITGWGEETNFDGTSTKYWIAANSWGKNWGENGYFRIARGDNECEIETFVIGVWGRITMEDMHSHHHHHRRRHI from the exons ATGAAGCTCTTCCTGTTAACTGTGGCGGCGCTGCTCCTGGTGGTGGAAAAGAGCACTGCAGAACGAATCCTGTCAAGAAGGACCAAGAGGGAGCTCGCCAGTCCGCTCCATGTTGGAGGCATCAGGGACCCGTTTGGCTCCTACTGCGAGAGGAGAGGGGGCTGCTGCCCCGGCAGAGACGACCTGTGCACCGTCCCCTACCTGGACACCATATGCTACTGCGACCTCTTCTGCAACCGGACCGTCGCTGATTGCTGCCCTGACTTCTGGGGACATTGTCTCGGTGTGGAGCCACCTTTCATAG GCACCTGCGAAAGAAATGGAAACAAGTTCTTTACAGGGCAAACATACAAAGAGAACTGCAATTTATG TACATGTGGGACCACAGGACGCTGGGAGTGTGAGCAGAACGCCTGTCTGATGGAGCCGGACGTTATCAACGCCATTAACAGAGGCAACTATgg ATGGAAGGCAGCCAACTACAGCCAGCTCTACGGCATGAGTCTAGACGAGGGCGTCCGCTACCGCCTGGGCACACAGAGACCCTCCAAGACGATTATGAACATGAATGAGATGCAG ATGAACATGGATCCTGTGAGTGACCGTCTACCAGCCTACTTCAACTCTTCAGAGAAGTGGCCGGGAAAGATTCATGAACCGTTGGACCAGGGCAACTGTGCTGCATCCTGGGCTTTCTCAACTGCAG CTGTGGCATCAGACAGAATCTCCATCCAGTCAatgggtcacatgactcctcagCTGTCCCCACAAAATCTTATTTCCTGTGACACCCGCAACCAGGGAGGGTGTGATGGGGGACGCATCGATGGAGCCTGGTGGTACCTCCGGCGTAGAGG AGTGGTGACAGAAGACTGTTATCCATACCAACCCATGCAGCAAACACCAGTGGAGGTGGGCCGCTGTATGATGCAGAGTCGCTCCGTCGGCCGGGGGAAGAGGCAGGCCACCCAGCGCTGCCCCAACACGCACAACTACCAAAACGACATCTACCAGTCCACTCCGCCCTACAGGCTCTCATCCAAT GAAAAGGAGATCATGAAGGAGATTATGGATAATGGACCTGTGCAAG CTATGATGGAGGTCCATGAAGACTTCTTTGTCTATAAGAATGGGATCTATAAACACACGGATGTCAGCTTCACCAAACCTCCACAGTACCGCAAACACGGCACACACTCAATTAGGATCACTGG GTGGGGAGAGGAGACAAACTTTGATGGGACATCAACAAAATATTGG attgcTGCCAACTCCTGGGGAAAGAACTGGGGAGAGAACGGCTACTTCCGTATCGCTCGCGGGGACAATGAGTGTGAGATTGAAACATTTGTGATTGGTGTGTGGGGCAGAATCACGATGGAGGACATGCACagccatcatcaccaccatcgtCGCCGGCACATTTAG